A stretch of the uncultured Trichococcus sp. genome encodes the following:
- a CDS encoding general stress protein has product MDKRIEGTFANQEMLIDEITHLIKHEGYAPEQLLVITRNGKSNFITEETAVQVIVTGEDREEDSLWDKIVKFFTVDLDEEEEEAIFERYGIDEDTYERFEDALDDGELLLLIDDAAPINDEHADFLVRDGILPDEKAVPVAAVTATKPDWTSADSEEVGDVPAHSLEAEKKLEVSETGAAAPTQPADATDDITGQPIEAETVADPAMAEDSHRLPEMQFDVEDSLPELEEKQEQFSKDPFGGDTVAAEAGEDADDIEPDYEKTNKPKPAL; this is encoded by the coding sequence ATGGACAAGAGAATCGAAGGTACCTTTGCCAATCAGGAAATGCTGATCGATGAAATCACGCATCTGATCAAGCATGAGGGCTATGCGCCTGAGCAACTGCTGGTCATTACCCGCAACGGCAAAAGCAATTTCATCACGGAGGAGACGGCGGTGCAGGTCATCGTAACCGGCGAAGACCGCGAGGAAGATTCCTTGTGGGACAAGATAGTGAAATTCTTTACGGTGGATTTGGACGAGGAAGAGGAGGAAGCGATTTTCGAGCGTTACGGTATCGATGAGGATACGTACGAACGGTTTGAGGATGCTTTGGATGACGGCGAATTGCTGCTGTTGATCGACGATGCCGCTCCGATCAACGATGAGCATGCCGATTTTCTTGTCCGCGATGGCATTCTGCCTGACGAAAAAGCCGTCCCTGTTGCGGCTGTCACTGCCACGAAGCCGGATTGGACCTCCGCCGACAGCGAGGAAGTCGGTGATGTACCGGCTCACTCCCTCGAAGCTGAGAAAAAACTGGAAGTCAGCGAAACCGGAGCTGCGGCACCGACTCAGCCAGCCGATGCGACCGACGACATCACCGGCCAACCGATCGAAGCGGAAACTGTGGCGGATCCTGCGATGGCGGAAGACAGTCACCGTTTGCCGGAGATGCAGTTTGATGTGGAGGATTCCTTGCCTGAACTTGAGGAAAAGCAGGAACAGTTTTCCAAAGATCCGTTCGGAGGCGATACGGTCGCTGCCGAAGCCGGCGAAGATGCGGATGATATCGAGCCTGATTATGAAAAGACGAACAAACCGAAACCGGCTCTGTGA